One genomic segment of Sander lucioperca isolate FBNREF2018 chromosome 10, SLUC_FBN_1.2, whole genome shotgun sequence includes these proteins:
- the LOC116049227 gene encoding tumor necrosis factor receptor superfamily member 11B isoform X1, with protein MSARIAKSNPAMKLIVLFTASLSWAFQQQAVPPKYQYRDPVTSDLLLCDQCPPGTAVKRHCTADTPTECQACPERHFAENWHWGDTCQYCTSVCKERQLVKQQCNSTHDQLCECAPGFHLVVEFCITHSTCSPGYGVTALGTPVSDTACERCPAGHFSSGDSSTEPCQPHRNCSDLGLKTLRWGTSTSDSLCGTQDKTAMLDCSQPHTLCHTDVTLCEEAVFQSLSSLRLSSVPLERLLESLPGQSVDRKSLERLKKACSPQQQVLQLLRLWREQNKDQDKMYSIIQGVNHCERKVSRCNSLKNLTLDDLLKVTNSLPGVRVQQEDVRAVVSTCLPRQYILQLLHLWKTANYDLDLAKGLSHSLRVLRSQGAPRHLLKGLKKISRIIGTTSAHKMYEKMFVSVLHDESCFKVHKPLNE; from the exons ATGAGCGCTCGGATAGCGAAATCCAACCCGGCCATGAAACTGATAGTG ctcttcacagcttctctgtcCTGGGCCTTCCAGCAGCAGGCCGTACCGCCAAAGTACCAGTACCGCGATCCCGTGACATCTGACCTCCTGCTGTGCGACCAGTGTCCTCCTGGCACAGCCGTGAAGCGACACTGCACCGCTGACACACCCACAGAGTGCCAGGCCTGTCCTGAGAGGCATTTTGCTGAGAACTGGCACTGGGGGGATACGTGCCAATACTGCACCTCG GTTTGCAAAGAGAGACAGCTTGTGAAGCAGCAGTGCAACAGCACTCACGACCAGCTGTGTGAGTGCGCTCCAGGTTTCCACCTAGTGGTGGAGTTCTGCATCACACACAGTACCTGTTCACCTGGCTATGGAGTGACAGCTTTAG GTACACCGGTCAGTGACACGGCGTGTGAACGTTGTCCCGCTGGTCATTTCTCCAGCGGCGACTCCTCCACTGAGCCATGTCAGCCCCACAGAAACTGCTCCGATTTGGGCTTGAAGACACTGAGATGGGGCACGTCCACATCAGACAGCCTCTGCGGCACTCAGGACAAGACGGCAATGCTGGATTGCTCTCAGCCTCACACTTTGTGCCACACTG ATGTGACCCTGTGTGAGGAGGCAGTCTTCCagtctctctcctccctgcGACTGTCCTCGGTGCCCCTGGAGCGGCTGTTAGAGAGTCTCCCCGGGCAGAGTGTGGATCGTAAGAGCCTGGAGAGGCTGAAAAAGGCCTGCTCTCCCCAGCAGCAGGTCCTCCAGCTGCTGCGACTGTGGAGGGAGCAGAACAAAGACCAGGACAAGATGTACAGCATCAtacaag GTGTGAACCACTGTGAGAGGAAAGTCTCTCGCTGCAACAGCCTAAAAAACCTGACCCTAGATGACCTCCTGAAGGTAACCAACAGCCTGCCGGGGGTCAGAGTTCAGCAGGAGGATGTCCGGGCTGTGGTATCTACTTGCCTGCCCAGGCAGTACATCCTGCAGCTTCTTCACCTCTGGAAGACAGCAAACTATGACCTGGATCTAGCCAAAGGCCTGTCTCACAGTCTGAGGGTGCTGCGCAGCCAGGGGGCGCCACGCCATCTGCTGAAAGGCCTGAAGAAGATCAGCCGCATCATAGGAACCACCTCGGCGCACAAGATGTATGAGAAGATGTTTGTCAGTGTGCTTCACGATGAGTCCTGTTTTAAGGTTCATAAGCCATTAAATGAATAG
- the LOC116049227 gene encoding tumor necrosis factor receptor superfamily member 11B isoform X2 encodes MKNIWRRFELFTASLSWAFQQQAVPPKYQYRDPVTSDLLLCDQCPPGTAVKRHCTADTPTECQACPERHFAENWHWGDTCQYCTSVCKERQLVKQQCNSTHDQLCECAPGFHLVVEFCITHSTCSPGYGVTALGTPVSDTACERCPAGHFSSGDSSTEPCQPHRNCSDLGLKTLRWGTSTSDSLCGTQDKTAMLDCSQPHTLCHTDVTLCEEAVFQSLSSLRLSSVPLERLLESLPGQSVDRKSLERLKKACSPQQQVLQLLRLWREQNKDQDKMYSIIQGVNHCERKVSRCNSLKNLTLDDLLKVTNSLPGVRVQQEDVRAVVSTCLPRQYILQLLHLWKTANYDLDLAKGLSHSLRVLRSQGAPRHLLKGLKKISRIIGTTSAHKMYEKMFVSVLHDESCFKVHKPLNE; translated from the exons ctcttcacagcttctctgtcCTGGGCCTTCCAGCAGCAGGCCGTACCGCCAAAGTACCAGTACCGCGATCCCGTGACATCTGACCTCCTGCTGTGCGACCAGTGTCCTCCTGGCACAGCCGTGAAGCGACACTGCACCGCTGACACACCCACAGAGTGCCAGGCCTGTCCTGAGAGGCATTTTGCTGAGAACTGGCACTGGGGGGATACGTGCCAATACTGCACCTCG GTTTGCAAAGAGAGACAGCTTGTGAAGCAGCAGTGCAACAGCACTCACGACCAGCTGTGTGAGTGCGCTCCAGGTTTCCACCTAGTGGTGGAGTTCTGCATCACACACAGTACCTGTTCACCTGGCTATGGAGTGACAGCTTTAG GTACACCGGTCAGTGACACGGCGTGTGAACGTTGTCCCGCTGGTCATTTCTCCAGCGGCGACTCCTCCACTGAGCCATGTCAGCCCCACAGAAACTGCTCCGATTTGGGCTTGAAGACACTGAGATGGGGCACGTCCACATCAGACAGCCTCTGCGGCACTCAGGACAAGACGGCAATGCTGGATTGCTCTCAGCCTCACACTTTGTGCCACACTG ATGTGACCCTGTGTGAGGAGGCAGTCTTCCagtctctctcctccctgcGACTGTCCTCGGTGCCCCTGGAGCGGCTGTTAGAGAGTCTCCCCGGGCAGAGTGTGGATCGTAAGAGCCTGGAGAGGCTGAAAAAGGCCTGCTCTCCCCAGCAGCAGGTCCTCCAGCTGCTGCGACTGTGGAGGGAGCAGAACAAAGACCAGGACAAGATGTACAGCATCAtacaag GTGTGAACCACTGTGAGAGGAAAGTCTCTCGCTGCAACAGCCTAAAAAACCTGACCCTAGATGACCTCCTGAAGGTAACCAACAGCCTGCCGGGGGTCAGAGTTCAGCAGGAGGATGTCCGGGCTGTGGTATCTACTTGCCTGCCCAGGCAGTACATCCTGCAGCTTCTTCACCTCTGGAAGACAGCAAACTATGACCTGGATCTAGCCAAAGGCCTGTCTCACAGTCTGAGGGTGCTGCGCAGCCAGGGGGCGCCACGCCATCTGCTGAAAGGCCTGAAGAAGATCAGCCGCATCATAGGAACCACCTCGGCGCACAAGATGTATGAGAAGATGTTTGTCAGTGTGCTTCACGATGAGTCCTGTTTTAAGGTTCATAAGCCATTAAATGAATAG
- the LOC116049228 gene encoding tumor necrosis factor receptor superfamily member 6B-like, with translation MHIISMLLLPVLVLLSAVVRGVSAVESAPTFEHRDPITRETLICDKCPPGTHMAAYCTGTTPTVCAPCRNQHYTELWNYLPKCLYCHNFCTENQEVETECGATNNRVCRCKQGFFMTSGFCMRHSECGPGHGVQTNGTSQMNTVCEKCSEGYFSTSSSALESCVKHQECVGGQIALLPGSVNHDTMCGSCEDLANGGETLRTFLSGFFSVHRMRVPKMKNFVARYVHTSEEALPNHRGPLMDQIRAWLAQAPEEELKKLPQMLKASQLCSMHEKLEKIVSDIKQHSPNCSLQFLDVQM, from the exons ATGCACATCATCAGCATG CTTCTTTTACCGGTGCTGGTCCTGCTCTCTGCTGTCGTCCGCGGTGTCTCGGCGGTGGAATCCGCTCCCACCTTTGAGCACCGAGACCCGATCACCCGGGAAACCCTCATCTGTGACAAGTGTCCACCCGGTACGCATATGGCCGCGTACTGCACGGGCACCACGCCCACCGTGTGCGCGCCGTGCAGAAACCAGCACTACACCGAGTTGTGGAACTACCTGCCCAAGTGTCTGTACTGCCACAACTTCTGCACTGAGAACCAGGAGGTGGAGACGGAGTGCGGAGCGACCAATAACAGGGTCTGTCGGTGCAAACAGGGCTTCTTCATGACCTCTGGCTTCTGCATGAGACATTCAGAGTGCGGGCCCGGACACGGTGTTCAAACCAACG GTACGTCACAGATGAACACCGTTTGTGAAAAGTGTTCCGAGGGCTACTTCTCCACCTCATCTTCTGCGCTGGAGTCGTGCGTAAAACACCAGGAATGCGTAGGCGGACAGATTGCGCTTCTTCCCGGCTCAGTTAACCACGACACGATGTGTGGCTCCTGCGAGGATCTTGCAAATGGAG gtGAGACACTCAGGACATTCCTCTCAGGATTCTTCAGTGTGCACAGGATGCGTGTGCCGAAAATGAAGAATTTTGTTGCCAG GTACGTTCATACGTCAGAAGAGGCTCTCCCCAACCACCGAGGACCTCTCATGGATCAAATCCGAGCGTGGCTGGCCCAGGCTCCagaggaggagctgaagaaACTGCCACAGATGCTGAAGGCTTCACAGCTCTGCTCCATGCACGAAAAACTAGAGAAGATAGTCAGTGACATAAAGCAGCATAGCCCAAACTGTAGCTTACAATTCTTAGATGTTCAGATGTAG